The Silurus meridionalis isolate SWU-2019-XX chromosome 16, ASM1480568v1, whole genome shotgun sequence genome has a segment encoding these proteins:
- the LOC124398841 gene encoding rab GDP dissociation inhibitor alpha-like isoform X2: MDEEYDVIVLGTGLTECILSGIMSVNGKKVLHMDRNQYYGGESSSITPLEELYKHFNLPDSPPESMGRGRDWNVDLIPKFLMANGQLVKMLLYTEVTRYLDFKVIEGSFVYKGGKIYKVPSTESEALASNLMGMFEKRRFRKFLVFVANFDENDPKTFEGVDPRSTTMCDVYKKFDLGQDVIDFTGHALALYRTDEYLDQPCLETINRIKLYSESLARYGKSPYLYPLYGLAELPQGFARLSAIYGGTYMLNKPVDEIIMENGRVMGVKSEGEVARCKQLICDPSYVQDRVRKAGQVIRVICILSHPIKNTNDANSCQIIIPQNQVNRNSDIYVCMISYAHNVAAQGKYIAIASTTVETSDPEAEIQPALELLEPIDQKFVAISDLYEASDDGAESQIFCSRAYDATTHFETTCNDIKDIYKRMTGSDFDFENMKRKQNDVFGEDEQ, encoded by the exons ATGGATGAGGAATATGATGTGATTGTTTTGGGAACCGGACTGACG GAGTGCATCCTGTCTGGGATCATGTCCGTCAACGGAAAGAAGGTTCTGCATATGGATAGAAATCAGTATTACGGTGGTGAAAGTTCCTCCATCACACCACTGGAGGAG CTCTACAAACATTTCAATCTACCAGACAGTCCACCCGAGTCCATGGGTCGAGGACGAGACTGGAACGTTGATCTCATTCCCAAATTCCTGATGGCTAATG GTCAGCTGGTGAAAATGTTGCTGTACACAGAAGTGACTCGTTATCTGGACTTTAAAGTGATTGAGGGAAGTTTTGTGTATAAAGGAGGAAAGATCTACAAGGTTCCGTCCACCGAGTCTGAGGCCCTGGCCTCCA ATCTCATGGGCATGTTCGAGAAGAGAAGGTTTCGCAAGTTCCTGGTTTTCGTTGCCAACTTTGACGAGAACGACCCCAAGACCTTCGAAGGTGTGGACCCGAGGAGCACCACCATGTGTGACGTGTATAAGAAGTTTGACCTGGGGCAGGATGTGATCGACTTCACGGGCCACGCTCTGGCGCTCTACAGGACAGACGA GTATCTGGACCAGCCGTGTCTGGAGACCATAAACCGCATTAAACTGTACAGCGAGTCTCTGGCACGTTATGGGAAGAGCCCGTACCTCTACCCTCTGTACGGACTCGCAGAACTTCCTCAGGGATTTGCCAG ATTAAGCGCGATATACGGAGGTACCTACATGCTGAATAAACCTGTGGATGAGATCATCATGGAGAACGGACGTGTGATGGGGGTGAAGTCTGAGGGAGAG GTTGCTCGCTGTAAGCAGCTGATCTGTGACCCGAGCTACGTCCAGGACCGAGTGCGTAAAGCAGGTCAGGTGATCCGCGTCATCTGCATCCTCAGCCATCCCATCAAGAACACCAACGACGCCAACTCCTGCCAGATTATCATCCCTCAGAACCAAGTGAACCGCAACTCGG atatttatgtgtgtatgatcTCGTACGCCCATAACGTGGCTGCTCAGGGTAAGTACATCGCCATCGCTAGCACCACGGTGGAGACGAGCGACCCTGAGGCTGAGATCCAGCCTGCTCTTGAGCTGCTTGAGCCCATCGACCAGAA GTTTGTGGCCATCAGTGATCTGTATGAAGCTTCAGATGATGGAGCAGAGAGTCAG ATCTTCTGCTCTCGAGCGTATGATGCCACCACGCATTTTGAAACCACCTGCAACGACATCAAGGACATCTACAAGCGCATGACGGGGAGCGACTTTGACTTCGAGAACATGAAGCGCAAACAGAACGATGTGTTCGGGGAGGATGAGCAGTGA
- the LOC124398841 gene encoding rab GDP dissociation inhibitor alpha-like isoform X1, producing MSVNGKKVLHMDRNQYYGGESSSITPLEELYKHFNLPDSPPESMGRGRDWNVDLIPKFLMANGQLVKMLLYTEVTRYLDFKVIEGSFVYKGGKIYKVPSTESEALASNLMGMFEKRRFRKFLVFVANFDENDPKTFEGVDPRSTTMCDVYKKFDLGQDVIDFTGHALALYRTDEYLDQPCLETINRIKLYSESLARYGKSPYLYPLYGLAELPQGFARLSAIYGGTYMLNKPVDEIIMENGRVMGVKSEGEVARCKQLICDPSYVQDRVRKAGQVIRVICILSHPIKNTNDANSCQIIIPQNQVNRNSDIYVCMISYAHNVAAQGKYIAIASTTVETSDPEAEIQPALELLEPIDQKFVAISDLYEASDDGAESQIFCSRAYDATTHFETTCNDIKDIYKRMTGSDFDFENMKRKQNDVFGEDEQ from the exons ATGTCCGTCAACGGAAAGAAGGTTCTGCATATGGATAGAAATCAGTATTACGGTGGTGAAAGTTCCTCCATCACACCACTGGAGGAG CTCTACAAACATTTCAATCTACCAGACAGTCCACCCGAGTCCATGGGTCGAGGACGAGACTGGAACGTTGATCTCATTCCCAAATTCCTGATGGCTAATG GTCAGCTGGTGAAAATGTTGCTGTACACAGAAGTGACTCGTTATCTGGACTTTAAAGTGATTGAGGGAAGTTTTGTGTATAAAGGAGGAAAGATCTACAAGGTTCCGTCCACCGAGTCTGAGGCCCTGGCCTCCA ATCTCATGGGCATGTTCGAGAAGAGAAGGTTTCGCAAGTTCCTGGTTTTCGTTGCCAACTTTGACGAGAACGACCCCAAGACCTTCGAAGGTGTGGACCCGAGGAGCACCACCATGTGTGACGTGTATAAGAAGTTTGACCTGGGGCAGGATGTGATCGACTTCACGGGCCACGCTCTGGCGCTCTACAGGACAGACGA GTATCTGGACCAGCCGTGTCTGGAGACCATAAACCGCATTAAACTGTACAGCGAGTCTCTGGCACGTTATGGGAAGAGCCCGTACCTCTACCCTCTGTACGGACTCGCAGAACTTCCTCAGGGATTTGCCAG ATTAAGCGCGATATACGGAGGTACCTACATGCTGAATAAACCTGTGGATGAGATCATCATGGAGAACGGACGTGTGATGGGGGTGAAGTCTGAGGGAGAG GTTGCTCGCTGTAAGCAGCTGATCTGTGACCCGAGCTACGTCCAGGACCGAGTGCGTAAAGCAGGTCAGGTGATCCGCGTCATCTGCATCCTCAGCCATCCCATCAAGAACACCAACGACGCCAACTCCTGCCAGATTATCATCCCTCAGAACCAAGTGAACCGCAACTCGG atatttatgtgtgtatgatcTCGTACGCCCATAACGTGGCTGCTCAGGGTAAGTACATCGCCATCGCTAGCACCACGGTGGAGACGAGCGACCCTGAGGCTGAGATCCAGCCTGCTCTTGAGCTGCTTGAGCCCATCGACCAGAA GTTTGTGGCCATCAGTGATCTGTATGAAGCTTCAGATGATGGAGCAGAGAGTCAG ATCTTCTGCTCTCGAGCGTATGATGCCACCACGCATTTTGAAACCACCTGCAACGACATCAAGGACATCTACAAGCGCATGACGGGGAGCGACTTTGACTTCGAGAACATGAAGCGCAAACAGAACGATGTGTTCGGGGAGGATGAGCAGTGA